The sequence TAAAGTTCGTGTAATGTCAAAAGACAAAAAGAAGAACAGTTCGATCGTTAGAATGGTTATCCATGAAGGACACAATCACCAAGTTAAGAATATGTTCGATGCCGTTGGACATAAAGTTGAAAAGCTATCACGTGAAAGTTATGATTTCTTGACTTTAGATGGTTTAGTTTCTGGGCAATATCGTGATTTGACTCGTTTAGAAGTTGCTACTTTGAAGAAGAAGCAACACTAATAACCAAATGGTATTGTTCCCATAACAACTACTCAGTTGCCATATATCAAGGGGTCTGCTATATTATAAATATAAAATTAAATAATTGGTTTTCAGGGCAGGGTGTAATTCCCGACCGGCGGTAAAGTCCGCGACCCAGCGCAAGCTGGTTGAATTGGTGCAATTCCAATACCGACAGTAAAGTCTGGATGGAAGAAAACAGATTAGGTCTGTTTTGGTATGCCCAAAATAGGCCTTTTTTCTTTGGGAATCAATTTAGAGAGGTTGATTTTAATGGGAAAGAGTTTATACAAGTTTCAAGACATAATTGGGGTGGCTATTTTTGCAGCATTGGGAACGATTTTGATGTTCTTTGAGTTTCCAGTTTTGATCTGGTTGCCATTTTTGAAAGTTGATTTAAGTGACTGCGTGGCAGTTATTGGAACGTTTGCTTTTGGTCCTGTTGGGGGAATCATGATTGCTTTACTTAAGTCGATGGTCCACTTACTAGTAACTGGAACTGGTTTGGCCGGTTTGATCGGTGATGGTGCAGCATTTGTAGGTTCAGTAGCCTTGTTATTGCCATTCAGTTATTTCTGGAAGAAGAATAAAAAAATCATGGCAGTTGTTGCCGGAACTTTGAGTTTGACGGTGATTATGTCAGTTTTGAATTATTTCGTAGTTATGCCACTTTATATGAATGTCGTTGGGATGCAACTAAATATGTCGCTTGCTAAGTATGTGGCAACCGGGGTCATTCCATTTAATATTATTAAAGCATTGATTATTTCGGCAGCAGTTATTATCATTTATCCTAAAATCAAGGGGCATTTCGCTATTAAATAGTGAAATTTTATAAATCTTTAAAGAAAAATTTTAAACTTTTATGATATGCTTTAAGAGATAGAAATTAGGAGGTTGGTTTTTAATGGCCGATAATGATAAAAACAATATGTCTGGCGATTCACGTGTTCCAAAATCCACCAAAGGACTAGAAGGATCTGTCAGTCTTGAGGATTTAAAAAAATATCATCTAATCGATACAGGTGATGAAAACACACCAACGAATAATACTGTTTCTGACGATCAGGCTTCTAATGATGAGCCTAAGCAAGCTGAGGATAATCCTACACCTGCTGGGGTCGATCATCTTCAAGCTGAAGAAAGCAATGATCATTTAAGCGAAGCAAAACATGACGCTCCTGAAGTTGACAAGACTAAGGTTGAACCAACTCCAGTAGTGCCACCAGTGACACCTAAAGAGTCAGCTGAAGATTCAAAAGCAGAATCTGACAAAGCTCAAGATAATTCTTCAGATCAAGAAGACGTTAAGCCTTGGGAAAAGAGTTTTGATTCTGATACTGACGATGAGGGACATGTTTCACGTGCCGTTACTAAAGAAAAGCAACGTGGAAATCATACTTTAGTCGTTACTCTAGTTGTTGCCTTGATTGTTATTATGTTTACACCAGTTATAATTAATGCTGTTAGAGGTAGTAGCAGTGGTGATCTTGATAGTTCTCAATCAGAAAGTTCAGTTGAGAATAAAGACAAGTCTACAAAGAAAAAGACTGCCAAGAAATCTCCAAAGAAGAAAGCCGCTAAGAAGTCTACTAAGAAAGCTAGTGCTAAGAAGACAACTACTGATAATAGTAGTAAGTCTAATGCTAACGCTAATAATTCGAATACTGCCAGTGATAGTACTGCTACAAACAGCACTACTGCGGATTCAAGCAATTCACAAACAACTGACAATAGTCAACAACAAGCACAGCAATCTCAACAGACTCAACAGTCACAACAAACTGATCAACAAGCTTCAACTGGTACGAATACCAACAACAGTTCCACAACTTCAACAGATAGTGATAGTAGTAGTTCAGCATCTTATTACACTGTTAAAGCTGGTGACAACTGGTTTAGAATTGCATATAACAATAATCTAACTACTGCTCAACTTAAGAGTTTGAACAGTAACGTTGGTACATTGACACCTGGTACAACACTAAGAGTTAAATAATTTTTATGTGAAGGGTCTTGGACATTTGTCTGGGCCCTTTTATTAAGGAGAGAAACGAATGCAAATTGCTATAGACGGACCAGCTTCTGCTGGAAAAAGTACGATTGCCAAATTGATCGCAAAAAACTTGAATTTTGTATACTGTGATACTGGTGCAATGTATCGAACAGTGACTTTACTTGCAAAAAAGCACAATGTGGGTTATGGTGATACTCTCAATATTTTGAAATTAATGTCAGAACATCGAATTCATTTTCTAAATAAAGAGGATGGACAACACGTTTATTTAGACGATGAAGATGTCTCAGATGACATTAGAACTGAAGAAATAACAAACAATGTTTCGCAAGTTTCTGCAATCAAGGAAGTAAGAACACAATTAGTTCAAATGCAACGTGATTTAGCTAATGATTGCGATATCGTCATGGATGGTCGCGATATTGGTACAACTGTTTTACCTAAAGCAGAGGTAAAGATCTTTTTGATTGCCAGTGTGGAAGTTCGCGCACAGAGACGTTTCAAAGAAAATGTTGAACGTGGCATCAATACTCCATTAAAAGAACTACAGAATGAAATTGCAGCACGTGATTACAAAGACTCACATCGTGAAATTTCACCATTAAAAAAAGCTGACGATGCCATTGAAGTAGATACTTCAGATATGACTATCGAACAAGTTGTTAAAAGAGTAACTGAAATAGTTAATGAACATAAGTAGGGAGGCAAAATATGTCTGTTCCAGTAGTTGCGTTAGTAGGACGCCCCAATGTTGGTAAATCTACAATTTTTAATCGAATTATTAATGAACGACTTTCAATCGTTGAAGATACACCTGGTGTTACTAGAGATCGAATTTATTCCCGTGCTAGTTGGTTAGGAAGAGAATTCCGTTTGATCGATACTGGTGGTATTGAAATGAGCGGTGAAAAAATGTCCGTTCAAATCAAGAACCAAGCTGAGATTGCAATCGATGAAGCTGACGTTATCGTCTTTATCACTAACGGTCAAAATGGCGTTACTAAAGAAGACGAAGATGTTGCTAAAATTTTGTATCGGACGAAGAAGCCAGTTATCCTAGCAGTCAACAAAGCTGATAATCCTGAACAACGTCAAAATATTTATGACTTTTATGCATTAGGATTTGGCGATCCCAATCCTATTTCTGGTGCTCAAGGTACTGGTTTAGGTGATTTGTTGGATGAAATTGTTAAGGCCTTTCCACACGAAGACAAGTTGGAAGAAGATAAGACTATCAAATTTAGTTTTATCGGTCGTCCTAATGTTGGTAAATCATCATTGGTCAATGCTATCTTAGGTGATCAACGTGTTATCGTTTCCGATATGCAAGGAACGACTCGTGATGCCATCGATACTAAGTATCATGATGAAAAGCTCGACAAAGACTTTACAATGATTGATACTGCTGGTATTAGAAAACGTGGTAAAGTCTACGAAAATACTGAAAAATACTCTGTTTTGCGTGCTTTGAGTGCGATTGATAAGTCAGACGTCGTTTGTGTTGTTTTGAATGCTGAAGAAGGTATTCGTGAACAAGACAAGCGTGTGGCTGGATATGCTCACAACGCCGGCAAAGGTGTAATCATCGTCGTTAACAAGTGGGATACTTTGAAAAAAGACACTAATACGATGAAGGACTTTGAAAACCAAATTAGAGTTGAATTCCAATACTTATCATATGCACCAATCTTGTTCACTTCTGCTATTAAGGGTCAACGCCTCGACCAAATTCCAGAATTAGTTGCAAGAGTTTATGGTAACCGTGATCGTCGAATTCAATCTTCAGTTCTTAACGATTTATTGTTGCGTGCAACTTCAATCGCACCAACACCATTAGTAAATGGAAAACGTTTGAGAATTTACTACATGACACAAGTTGCCATTCAACCGCCAACATTTGTTGCTTTCGTTAATGAGACAGAATTGCTTCATTTCTCATATGAGAGATTTTTGAAGAATCAATTGCGTGATACTTTCGATTTTGAAGGAACACCAATCAAGATTCTTCCAAGAAAACGAAAATAGCTTAGAAAGACAGTATTTTATCCGTTTTTATAAATATAATTATATTTAAGAAGATTTATATTAAAAAATGGCGTAAATGCTTGCCACATCGGCATTGCTATGGTAATTTTGTACATAGAATAATGAACGCATTAATAAAAGTTCATGTGTTCTAAATATTTTACAAATTTCCGGAGGTATTCACATATGGCAAATAAAGCTGAACTTATTGATAGTGTCGCAAGTAAAACTGGTTTGACAAAGAAGGACGCAACTTCTGCTGTTGATGCAGTATTTGAAACTATCCAAGAAAACTTATCAGAAGGTAACAAAGTTCAATTGATTGGCTTTGGTAACTTTGAAGTTCGTCAACGTGCTGCTCGTAAGGGTCGTAACCCACAAACTGGCGAAGAAATTAAGATTCCAGCAAGCAAGGTTCCTGCATTTAAACCAGGTAAAGCTTTGAAGGATTCAGTTAAATAATTAGTTTTATAAGGGGCGGTCGTTTGACCGTCTTTTTTTACGCAAAAGAAAGTATGAGGTTTTAATTTGAGTAAAGCAGATAAAGTTATGGAAACAATCGATGATGGTGACTTTTCAAAAGTTGATGGTTTGATTCAAGAATCACTTAAAGAAGATGATGATCAAACTCAATTTTCTTTAGCTGAAACATTGATGAGTCGTGGACTCTCTGTTCAAGCTAAGACGATTTATCAACATCTTTTGGTCAATTACCCAGCAGAGGGCCAAATCCTCTCCAGACTGGCTGAAATTGCTGTTTCTGACGGCGATAGCGATCAAGCTTTAGATTATATTTCTCAAATCACGCCTGATTCACCAGCTTATGCCGAAAATTTGTTAGTTTCAGCCGATATTTATCAGTCATTAGGACTTTATGAGGTTAGTGAACAAAAACTCTTAGAGGGAATCAGAGAGTTTCCTGATGAGGAAGTTTTCAAGTTTGCCTTGGCTGAAGTTTATTTCGATGAGAATAAATTCAATCAAGCTTTGACGTACTATGACATGTTATTAGATATGGGAATTAAGAACTATTCTGGTATTTCAATTGTCTTGAGAAAGGCCAGTTCTTTAGCTGGGGATGGACAATATGAAGATGCCATCAGTGAATATGAAAAATTAAACGCTTTGGAATTAAATGAAGATGCTCAGTTCCAACTCGGATTTTTGTACAATCAAGTTAAAAATTATAATAAATCGATTTCTGTTTTGGAAAACTTACTTGACACTAATCGTGATTACCCAACGGCTTATCCAGTTATTGCTGAGGATTATTTGAATATCAAGAAAAATGCTGATGCTTTCAAGTATGCTCAACTAGGTTTGAACTTGAATGAATTAGATGACCGTTTGTATCAAATTGCCTTTGATGCTGGAACATCAGAAGATGCTAATAACGCCATTAAGATTTTGGAAACTGGTATTAAGAAAGTCGAAAATCCAATGCCATTAGTTATCAAATTAAGTGATTACTATGTTACTAAAGGCCAGTTCAAAGCTAACTTGGATCTCTTGGATGGTCGTGAAATCAATAATAATCCTAAATTGATTTGGAATTTGGCTAAATCAGAATTTGAAACTGATGATGTTAATAAAGCCCAAGAAGACATTTTGACGGTCTTAGACGAATTTAAAGACAATCTTGACTACTTGTCAGACTTGGTAGAAATTTTGCGTAGCACCGGCAATAAAGAGGTTCTCCAAGCAGCATTGAGACTTTACTTGAAACAAGATCCTGATAATGAGCAAATGCAAGAATTGTTAGATTCACTTTAATCAAAATTAGAAAAATTAAAAAATAATAATATTTTTCTAATAAAACTCTTGCGTTATGAAAAAGTTCTGCTAAGATTACTTACATAAATTGATTTTGATTTTACAACAAGTAGCGAAGTATCTCAGCGTTCAGAGAAATGGCGGTCGGTGCGAGCCATACAGGATATTTTCACAAAATACTAAATTGAAATCTCGCGTCCTGTGTTTACGGAATAAAGAGCAAGTATTATTACTTGAATTTGGGTGGTACCGCGCCAAAAGCGTCCCTGCATATATTGCAGGGGCGCTTTTTTTATTCTTTAGGACAAATAATTTTAGGAGGAATTACAGATGAAATTTATCGAAAAGTTACGCATGCAAGCAACCTTTGCACAAATCCTAAATGAGAAAGAAATTAACGAAGTACAAAGAAACTATTATTACAGACCCTATCAAAACTACTAAGAAAAACAAATCAAATTCAAAATAGGGTGAGTAATATGAAAAAAGGTAAATTATCAGTTTTAGAAAGTTTAATTATTATGATCGTAATGTTTGGGATGTTAGGAACAATGATGATTGCTCTGGGCATGACACCTCAAATTCCAATTTTATTGGCATTCACATTGTTATTGTTTTACGGAAGATTTCGTGGCTTTACTTGGAATCAACTCCAAGATGGTATCGTTGAAGGCGTCAAACCAGGAATCGTACCAATGATTATATTTATCATGATCGGTGTTTTAGTATCGGCTTGGTCAATGTCTGGAGTAATTCCAACCATCATGGTTTACGGTCTAGAAATATTAAATGTCAGATTTTTCTTATTTACGGTATTTGTCAGTTGTTGTTTAGTTGGTGTGATCGTCGGTAGTTCTTTCACAACTATTAGTACTTTAGGTATCGTCTTCATGGGTATCGGTCACGTTATGGGTATCAATACAGCTTTAACTGCTGGATCAATCGTTTCTGGTGCTTTATTTGGAAATAACATGTCACCATTATCTGGAACAAC comes from Companilactobacillus pabuli and encodes:
- a CDS encoding ECF transporter S component, with the translated sequence MGKSLYKFQDIIGVAIFAALGTILMFFEFPVLIWLPFLKVDLSDCVAVIGTFAFGPVGGIMIALLKSMVHLLVTGTGLAGLIGDGAAFVGSVALLLPFSYFWKKNKKIMAVVAGTLSLTVIMSVLNYFVVMPLYMNVVGMQLNMSLAKYVATGVIPFNIIKALIISAAVIIIYPKIKGHFAIK
- a CDS encoding LysM peptidoglycan-binding domain-containing protein, which codes for MADNDKNNMSGDSRVPKSTKGLEGSVSLEDLKKYHLIDTGDENTPTNNTVSDDQASNDEPKQAEDNPTPAGVDHLQAEESNDHLSEAKHDAPEVDKTKVEPTPVVPPVTPKESAEDSKAESDKAQDNSSDQEDVKPWEKSFDSDTDDEGHVSRAVTKEKQRGNHTLVVTLVVALIVIMFTPVIINAVRGSSSGDLDSSQSESSVENKDKSTKKKTAKKSPKKKAAKKSTKKASAKKTTTDNSSKSNANANNSNTASDSTATNSTTADSSNSQTTDNSQQQAQQSQQTQQSQQTDQQASTGTNTNNSSTTSTDSDSSSSASYYTVKAGDNWFRIAYNNNLTTAQLKSLNSNVGTLTPGTTLRVK
- the cmk gene encoding (d)CMP kinase, producing the protein MQIAIDGPASAGKSTIAKLIAKNLNFVYCDTGAMYRTVTLLAKKHNVGYGDTLNILKLMSEHRIHFLNKEDGQHVYLDDEDVSDDIRTEEITNNVSQVSAIKEVRTQLVQMQRDLANDCDIVMDGRDIGTTVLPKAEVKIFLIASVEVRAQRRFKENVERGINTPLKELQNEIAARDYKDSHREISPLKKADDAIEVDTSDMTIEQVVKRVTEIVNEHK
- the der gene encoding ribosome biogenesis GTPase Der; the encoded protein is MSVPVVALVGRPNVGKSTIFNRIINERLSIVEDTPGVTRDRIYSRASWLGREFRLIDTGGIEMSGEKMSVQIKNQAEIAIDEADVIVFITNGQNGVTKEDEDVAKILYRTKKPVILAVNKADNPEQRQNIYDFYALGFGDPNPISGAQGTGLGDLLDEIVKAFPHEDKLEEDKTIKFSFIGRPNVGKSSLVNAILGDQRVIVSDMQGTTRDAIDTKYHDEKLDKDFTMIDTAGIRKRGKVYENTEKYSVLRALSAIDKSDVVCVVLNAEEGIREQDKRVAGYAHNAGKGVIIVVNKWDTLKKDTNTMKDFENQIRVEFQYLSYAPILFTSAIKGQRLDQIPELVARVYGNRDRRIQSSVLNDLLLRATSIAPTPLVNGKRLRIYYMTQVAIQPPTFVAFVNETELLHFSYERFLKNQLRDTFDFEGTPIKILPRKRK
- a CDS encoding HU family DNA-binding protein; translated protein: MANKAELIDSVASKTGLTKKDATSAVDAVFETIQENLSEGNKVQLIGFGNFEVRQRAARKGRNPQTGEEIKIPASKVPAFKPGKALKDSVK
- a CDS encoding tetratricopeptide repeat protein, with translation MSKADKVMETIDDGDFSKVDGLIQESLKEDDDQTQFSLAETLMSRGLSVQAKTIYQHLLVNYPAEGQILSRLAEIAVSDGDSDQALDYISQITPDSPAYAENLLVSADIYQSLGLYEVSEQKLLEGIREFPDEEVFKFALAEVYFDENKFNQALTYYDMLLDMGIKNYSGISIVLRKASSLAGDGQYEDAISEYEKLNALELNEDAQFQLGFLYNQVKNYNKSISVLENLLDTNRDYPTAYPVIAEDYLNIKKNADAFKYAQLGLNLNELDDRLYQIAFDAGTSEDANNAIKILETGIKKVENPMPLVIKLSDYYVTKGQFKANLDLLDGREINNNPKLIWNLAKSEFETDDVNKAQEDILTVLDEFKDNLDYLSDLVEILRSTGNKEVLQAALRLYLKQDPDNEQMQELLDSL